In Mercurialis annua linkage group LG6, ddMerAnnu1.2, whole genome shotgun sequence, the following are encoded in one genomic region:
- the LOC126687959 gene encoding uncharacterized protein LOC126687959 gives MNKYKPSLFFTINSTNIPLIDSPHTVPNKHTVSHKTQSLHMAPSHENAKLVFGRMINLGRAVEASIRVIVFWMWLETQGFGKIIQTLISYDDNFLTAFSDEADAILSYINSISPQVKPIPSNLMRLTVLSSKRFLTPQFLFADKEKVLNGVANVLSEYRALFEDTLKEMSVEVDKLENLCYNRSAETEIETEKNGVEFSGIESKLNPFAKEWSPETDRISEDDRCLFLTFSNGYPLTEMQLVKFFNETFGECVEKVYVHWPNPRNRRKVPPLFGKVVFKSYYITTVILNGRKEAKFWAERKPLWCKRFDPTKKIVNHD, from the exons ATGAACAAGTACAAACCTTCACTCTTCTTCACTATAAATTCAACCAACAttcctctcattgattctcCACACACAGTTCCAAATAAACATACAGTTTCACATAAAACACAGTCGTTACACATGGCACCATCTCATGAGAATGCAAAACTTGTATTCGGCCGTATGATCAATCTGGGGAGAGCCGTTGAAGCCTCCATTAGAGTCATAGTTTTTTGGATGTGGCTAGAGACGCAAGGTTTTGGAAAAATCATTCAGACGCTAATTTCTTACGATGATAATTTCTTGACTGCTTTTTCTGATGAGGCTGACGCtattttatcatatataaacTCTATTTCACCACAGGTAAAACCCATTCCTTCAAATCTCATGCGCTTAACGGTACTATCATCAAAGCGTTTCTTAACTCCTCAATTCCTTTTCGCCGATAAAGAAAAAGTTTTGAATGGAGTTGCGAATGTTCTTAGTGAATACCGTGCTCTTTTTGAGGATACACTTAAAGAAATGAGCGTTGAAGTTGATAAATTAGAGAATCTTTGTTATAATCGTTCGGCGGAAACGGAAATAGAAACGGAAAAAAATGGTGTCGAATTTTCAGGCATTGAATCAAAATTAAACCCTTTTGCCAAAGAGTGGAGTCCTGAAACTGATAGAATTAGTGAAGATGATAGATGTTTGTTCTTGACATTCTCTAACGGCTATCCTCTTACTGAGATGCAACTCGTCAAATTTTTTAACGA GACATTTGGAGAATGCGTGGAGAAAGTATACGTGCACTGGCCAAATCCAAGAAATCGTAGAAAGGTGCCGCCACTGTTCGGAAAGGTGGTGTTTAAGTCGTATTATATAACTACCGTTATTTTAAACGGCAGAAAAGAGGCCAAGTTCTGGGCGGAGCGTAAGCCTCTCTGGTGCAAGAGGTTTGATCCAACCAAAAAGATTGTCAACCATGACTAA
- the LOC126687062 gene encoding dnaJ protein homolog 1-like has protein sequence MFGYGQRKSDNTKYYEVLGVPKTASADEMKKAYKKAAIKNHPDKGGDPEKFKELSHAYEVLSDPEKREIYDQYGEDALKEGMGGGGGGGGHNPFDLFESLFNGGSFGGGGSSRGRRQKRGEDVVHALKVSLEDLYNGTTKKLSLSRNVLCSKCKGKGSKSGNSGKCYGCQGSGMKITTRQIGMGMIQQMQQICNDCRGSGEVINEKDKCPQCKGKKVAQEKKAVEVHVEKGMQHGQKIVFEGQADEAPDTVTGDIVFVLQLKNHPKFERKHDDLLVEHTITLTEALCGFQFALTHLDGRQLLIKSNPGEIIKPGQYKAINDEGMPQHNRPFMKGKLYIHFNVEFPESGAMSSEQCRTIETILSTGSKKQLTEMEIDECEETTLHDVNMAEEDMRRKHQQQQQRYEAYDEDEEGPSTQNVQCAQQ, from the exons ATGTTTGGGTATGGTCAAAGGAAGAGTGATAACACAAAATACTATGAGGTCCTTGGTGTCCCAAAGACTGCTAGTGCGGATGAGATGAAGAAGGCTTATAAAAAAGCCGCCATAAAGAATCATCCTGACAAAGGTGGAGATCCGGAGAAG TTCAAGGAGCTGTCACATGCTTATGAAGTTCTCAGTGATCCAGAGAAAAGAGAAATATATGACCAATATGGTGAAGATGCACTTAAAGAGGGAATGGGAGGCGGTGGTGGGGGTGGTGGTCATAACCCGTTTGATCTATTTGAATCACTTTTTAATGGAGGGTCTTTTGGTG GGGGTGGCAGCTCAAGAGGAAGAAGGCAGAAGCGAGGTGAAGACGTAGTGCATGCTTTGAAGGTCTCCTTAGAGGATCTATACAATGGGACAACCAAGAAACTCTCGCTTTCTAGAAATGTTTTGTGTTCTAAATGTAAAGG GAAAGGTTCAAAAAGTGGTAATTCTGGGAAGTGTTATGGCTGCCAAGGTTCTGGTATGAAAATTACAACCCGGCAGATTGGAATGGGCATGATTCAGCAGATGCAACAAATCTGTAATGATTGCAGAGGCTCAG GCGAGGTCATCAATGAGAAGGATAAATGCCCACAATGCAAAGGTAAGAAGGTAGCTCAAGAAAAGAAGGCAGTGGAGGTGCATGTGGAGAAAGGAATGCAGCATGGGCAGAAAATAGTTTTTGAGGGTCAAGCTGATGAAGCT CCTGATACAGTTACAGGAGATATTGTGTTCGTATTGCAACTGAAAAATCACCCGAAGTTTGAGCGGAAGCATGATGATCTCTTGGTGGAACACACTATTACATTAACAGAGGCCCTCTGTGGGTTTCAGTTTGCCCTTACTCATCTTGACGGAAGGCAACTTCTGATCAAGTCAAATCCCGGCGAGATCATAAAACCTG GTCAATATAAAGCCATCAACGACGAAGGAATGCCCCAACATAACAGGCCCTTCATGAAAGGCAAGCTTTATATTCATTTCAATGTGGAATTCCCAGAGTCCGGGGCTATGTCCTCCGAGCAGTGCCGTACTATAGAGACCATACTGTCCACGGGGTCAAAGAAGCAGTTGACAGAAATGGAGATTGATGAGTGTGAAGAAACCACTTTGCATGACGTGAATATGGCAGAGGAGGACATGAGGCGGAAGCACCAGCAACAGCAGCAGCGTTATGAGGCATATGACGAAGATGAAGAGGGGCCATCAACGCAAAATGTGCAGTGTGCACAGCAGTAA